Proteins from one Bufo gargarizans isolate SCDJY-AF-19 chromosome 8, ASM1485885v1, whole genome shotgun sequence genomic window:
- the LOC122944506 gene encoding microfibril-associated glycoprotein 4-like, whose product MKIIAFLVLCQQVTGSWNNALPAPQHKSEAEWFPADCQDVWDRSRPLSGVYIIHPRGARRPLPVYCDMTTSGMVWTVFQRRLDGSVHFNQSWQDYVHGFGNADGEYWLGLQNIYRLTMCGEYELRVELEDLEGARVSAQYMNFSLSRHALNPDSDGYRLNVGAFTDGGAGDALSLHVGHMFSTYDKDQDGHVQNCAEYWGGGFWYHSAGCAEAGLNARYNTTDSQHPAFSWTTWVDFPQTLRGSQMKMRRILE is encoded by the exons ATGAAG ATAATCGCCTTCCTTGTGTTGTGTCAACAAGTCACCGGCAGCTGGAACAATGCTCTACCAG CTCCGCAGCACAAGTCTGAGGCAGAATGGTTTCCTGCTGACTGCCAGGATGTCTGGGACAGAAGTCGACCCTTGAGTGGTGTATATATCATACATCCACGAGGAGCGCGCCGCCCCCTACCGGTGTACTGTGACATGACGACCAGTGGGATGGTCTGGACA GTGTTCCAGAGGCGGCTGGACGGTTCCGTGCATTTCAACCAGTCCTGGCAGGATTACGTCCATGGGTTCGGGAACGCGGATGGAGAGTACTGGCTCG GGCTGCAGAACATTTACCGCCTGACGATGTGCGGTGAGTATGAGCTGAGGGTGGAGCTGGAAGATCTGGAAGGAGCCCGGGTTTCAGCTCAGTACATGAACTTCAGTCTATCCCGTCATGCCCTGAACCCTGACAGTGATGGATACCGGCTGAATGTAGGGGCATTTACTGACGGAGGAGCAG GGGACGCCCTGAGCCTCCATGTTGGACACATGTTCTCCACCTATGATAAGGACCAGGATGGACACGTTCAGAACTGTGCGGAGTATTGGGGAGGAGGGTTCTGGTACCACTCCGCAGGCTGCGCAGAGGCCGGACTTAACGCACGCTACAACACAACTGACTCGCAACACCCTGCATTTTCCTGGACCACATGGGTGGACTTCCCACAGACACTCCGGGGGAGTCAGATGAAGATGAGGAGGATCCTGGAGTGA
- the LOC122944505 gene encoding microfibril-associated glycoprotein 4-like: MKKLSLNFTLFLLLIGPVSSAPLNQANLASCIDTCHPHDCSDMAAQGLTSDGVYLIYPGGANAPPVPVYCDMSSAGGPWTVFQKRFDGSVDFYRGWKEYKNGFGKANGEYWLGLQNIYMLTQKRSYRLRVYLVDFENDARYGTYDTFSLSQFAIDPEEDGYKLHIGTFKDGDPNKPIGDSLRSQNEMNFSTSDNDRDTYSGNCAISFQGASWYKDCHSANLNGLYLKGNTSQYAKGMTWSRWKGQYYSLKASEMKIAVNV; this comes from the exons ATGAAG AAGCTGTCGCTGAATTTCACCctcttcctgctgctgattggtccCGTGTCCTCTGCGCCCCTCAACCAGGCTAATC TCGCCAGCTGCATAGATACCTGTCACCCCCATGACTGCTCGGATATGGCTGCCCAGGGTCTGACCTCGGACGGTGTGTACCTGATATATCCTGGTGGTGCGAACGCTCCTCCGGTACCTGTTTACTGTGACATGAGCAGCGCTGGAGGACCCTGGACG GTGTTTCAGAAGAGGTTTGATGGTAGTGTGGACTTCTACCGTGGCTGGAAAGAATACAAGAACGGGTTTGGGAAGGCAAACGGAGAATATTGGCTGG GTTTGCAGAACATTTACATGCTCACCCAGAAGAGGTCGTATCGTCTTCGTGTTTACCTAGTAGATTTTGAGAATGATGCTAGATACGGGACCTATGATACCTTCTCTCTGTCACAGTTCGCCATTGATCCAGAGGAGGACGGGTACAAGCTGCACATTGGAACATTTAAAGACGGTGACCCCAACAAACCAATTg GAGATTCACTGAGAAGTCAGAATGAGATGAATTTTTCCACCAGTGACAATGACAGAGACACATATTCAGGTAACTGTGCCATCAGTTTTCAAGGAGCCTCTTGGTACAAGGACTGTCACAGCGCCAACCTAAATGGACTATATCTAAAGGGAAATACCAGCCAGTATGCAAAGGGCATGACTTGGTCAAGATGGAAAGGACAATACTACTCCCTGAAAGCATCTGAGATGAAGATCGCCGTAAATGTCTAA
- the LOC122944416 gene encoding microfibril-associated glycoprotein 4-like has protein sequence MKKLSLNFTLFLLLIGPVSSAPLNQADVVSCIDTCHPHDCSDMAAQSLTSDGVYLIYPGGANAPPVPVYCDMSSAGGPWTVFQKRFDGGVDFYRVWEDYKSGFGLASGEYWLGLQNIFLLTQKKLYRLRIDLEDFENDTRHVTYDSFSLSPLAVNPDVDGDKLHIDGFKEGDPTRRAGNSIQGHNQFKFSNHDHDRDTYVGNCAVMYHGAFWYNKCHGANINGKYQNGVTTEYATGVVWATWKGAYYSLKRTEMKISPTSRESSKQQL, from the exons ATGAAG AAGCTGTCGCTGAATTTCACCctcttcctgctgctgattggtccCGTGTCCTCTGCGCCCCTCAACCAGGCTGATG TCGTCAGCTGCATAGATACCTGTCACCCCCATGACTGCTCGGATATGGCTGCCCAGAGTCTGACCTCGGACGGTGTGTACCTGATATATCCTGGTGGTGCGAACGCTCCTCCGGTACCTGTGTACTGTGACATGAGCAGCGCTGGAGGACCCTGGACG GTCTTTCAGAAGAGGTTTGATGGTGGCGTGGACTTCTATCGGGTTTGGGAAGACTATAAGTCTGGCTTTGGACTAGCATCTGGAGAATACTGGCTGG GTTTGCAGAACATTTTCCTCCTGACCCAGAAGAAGTTGTATCGTCTGCGCATCGACCTGGAGGACTTTGAGAACGACACTCGCCACGTGACTTATGACTCCTTCTCCCTCTCACCTCTAGCAGTCAACCCTGATGTGGACGGGGACAAACTGCATATCGATGGATTTAAGGAAGGAGATCCAACAAGACGGGCTG GAAATTCTATACAAGGCCATAACCAGTTCAAATTTTCAAACCATGACCACGATAGAGACACGTATGTCGGTAACTGTGCAGTGATGTATCATGGAGCCTTCTGGTACAACAAATGTCATGGGGCCAATATTAATGGGAAATATCAAAATGGTGTCACCACGGAGTATGCCACCGGTGTTGTATGGGCCACATGGAAAGGGGCTTACTATTCCCTGAAGAGGACTGAGATGAAGATTTCCCCAACATCTAGAGAAAGCAGCAAACAGCAACTGTGA